The DNA window AGCGGAATTCATGAAACTGTTCTTTGCCAGCCAGCAAATGGCACACCAGCCCAAACAATATATGATCAATGGCCGGATTACCGATCCACTCGAAAATCCGGCACGCGCCCACACATTGATCGATGCTTTGACAAAACTGGGATTTTCGCAGGAAGAGCCCGGCGATGCGGGGCTTGATCCCATCCACGCTGTGCATGCTGATCACTACGTCGATTTCCTGCGAACCGCCTATGACAGGTTCATGCAGTTGCCAAACCATGGGCCGGAAGTGCTGCCGAATGTCAGTGCATATCAGGGCGCTGGCCACGATCTGGCCGCACGTTCGCGCCCGCGTCCAACAGGCGTTTTGGGTCAGGCTGGCTGGTACATCAATGGGCTCTCCTGCGCGATGATGGAACACACCTATGCGGCGGCCTATGCATCAGCACAAACAGCTATTGCCGCGGCCGATGCTGTCTTGAATGGTGCGCGGGCATCGTTTGCGCTTTGCCGCCCGCCCGGACATCACGCCTATGCGGATCGCGCAGCGGGCTTTTGCTATTTCAACAACGCGGCAATTATCGCCCAACGCCTGCGCCAGCGACATGACCGCGTGGCGATCATTGATTTTGACACGCATCATGGTGATGGCACACAGGCCATTTTCTATAGCCGCGACGATGTGTTTTTTGGGTCCACACACACCGATACCTCAAACTACTATCCGCATTACAGTGGCTATGCGGACGAGACAGGTGCCGGTGTGGGCCAAGGCGCCAATCTTAATCTGCCTTTGTCCGAAGGCAGCGGAGATGATGCATTTATCGAGGCCAACAGAAGGCTGGCCAATGCGGTTGCCAAGCATGGATCAACAGCATTGGTGATATCAGCAGGCTGGGACGCACACCACAACGACCCTCTGTCAAAACTGAAGGTGACGACGGAGGCCTATGCGGAAATCGGGACCATATGGGGCGCGGTCGACCTGCCAACCGTGATTGTTCAGGAAGGCGGCTATTCACTGAGCGCCGTTGCCGAAGCAGCGCCCCGTTTCA is part of the Phyllobacterium sp. T1293 genome and encodes:
- a CDS encoding histone deacetylase family protein; translated protein: MKLFFASQQMAHQPKQYMINGRITDPLENPARAHTLIDALTKLGFSQEEPGDAGLDPIHAVHADHYVDFLRTAYDRFMQLPNHGPEVLPNVSAYQGAGHDLAARSRPRPTGVLGQAGWYINGLSCAMMEHTYAAAYASAQTAIAAADAVLNGARASFALCRPPGHHAYADRAAGFCYFNNAAIIAQRLRQRHDRVAIIDFDTHHGDGTQAIFYSRDDVFFGSTHTDTSNYYPHYSGYADETGAGVGQGANLNLPLSEGSGDDAFIEANRRLANAVAKHGSTALVISAGWDAHHNDPLSKLKVTTEAYAEIGTIWGAVDLPTVIVQEGGYSLSAVAEAAPRFMAAYREARDKS